The Geobacter sp. sequence GGCTCGATATTCTCCGGCTCCAGCTCCAGCACTTCCTGCACCGAATCGGCCAGAGCCCCCACCACGGCTGTCTCGTTATCCAGCATAATCTCCATTACGATGATGCAGGTGTTCACCGTCTTCGCCGTTGCCGTCATCCCGAATTTCAGCCGCATGTCAACCACCGGCACCACGCTCCCCCGCAGGTTGATAACCCCGCGCATGAAATCAGGCGTCTGCGGCACCTTTGTCACCGTGCTGAAATCCAGGATCTCGCGAACCTTGGCAACATCAACCGCAAA is a genomic window containing:
- a CDS encoding chemotaxis protein CheW, which translates into the protein FAVDVAKVREILDFSTVTKVPQTPDFMRGVINLRGSVVPVVDMRLKFGMTATAKTVNTCIIVMEIMLDNETAVVGALADSVQEVLELEPENIEPAPRIGTKLNTDFLVGMGKHNESFIMILNIDKVFTLDELSAVKEGGEQRAA